One genomic segment of Stenotrophomonas sp. 704A1 includes these proteins:
- a CDS encoding DUF3592 domain-containing protein: MPTLLRCFLLFFFAVGLLILLAAAWLFVDVQRFARKAVSVTGTVVAVQAEDARSEMEGMPARDITLHRPVVRFQTAQGQMIQFTASFATGAPLYVVGEQVQVLYPGDMPSKARIQHPGLRWGAPLLLALMGMGFCLIAACVHRLCVRYWPILFGQRDGACG, encoded by the coding sequence ATGCCCACCCTCCTCAGATGTTTTTTGCTGTTTTTCTTTGCCGTGGGCCTGCTGATCCTTCTGGCCGCCGCCTGGCTGTTCGTGGACGTCCAGCGTTTCGCGCGCAAGGCCGTTTCCGTAACCGGAACGGTGGTGGCCGTCCAGGCAGAGGATGCCCGGTCGGAAATGGAGGGGATGCCCGCACGTGACATCACCCTGCATCGCCCGGTGGTGAGGTTCCAGACCGCACAGGGGCAGATGATTCAGTTCACCGCGTCCTTTGCTACCGGGGCACCACTGTACGTGGTCGGCGAACAGGTACAGGTGCTATATCCCGGCGACATGCCTTCCAAGGCTCGTATCCAGCACCCGGGATTGCGCTGGGGCGCACCGCTGCTGTTGGCGCTGATGGGCATGGGGTTCTGCCTGATCGCCGCATGCGTCCATCGCCTGTGCGTGCGCTACTGGCCGATCCTGTTCGGCCAGCGTGACGGGGCATGTGGCTAG
- a CDS encoding GNAT family N-acetyltransferase, producing MHPIESERLRLRRLEPDRDAAPMLALLNDPGFVRFIGDRNVRSEEQAREYIALRVLPAYALNGFGMYAIERLADGEWLGNAGLVRRDGLPGPDIGYAVLSAFAGQGYAGEAARAVFQHARGTLGLQDLYGITDLGNAVSGRILLGLGMQERGVIQLPGIETPSRLYATPGAAQV from the coding sequence ATGCATCCCATCGAAAGCGAACGCCTGCGGCTGCGCCGCCTGGAACCAGACCGCGATGCGGCACCGATGCTGGCACTGCTGAATGATCCCGGCTTCGTCCGCTTCATCGGCGATCGCAATGTGCGCAGCGAGGAACAGGCGCGCGAGTACATCGCCCTGCGCGTGCTGCCCGCTTATGCGCTGAATGGCTTCGGCATGTATGCCATCGAACGGCTGGCCGATGGCGAATGGCTGGGCAATGCCGGGCTGGTGCGGCGTGACGGCCTGCCCGGGCCGGACATCGGCTATGCGGTGCTGTCGGCGTTCGCAGGGCAGGGCTATGCCGGTGAAGCGGCGCGGGCGGTGTTCCAGCACGCGCGCGGCACGCTGGGCCTGCAGGACCTGTATGGCATCACCGACCTGGGCAACGCGGTGTCCGGCAGGATCCTGCTGGGCCTGGGCATGCAGGAACGGGGCGTCATCCAGCTGCCGGGCATCGAAACCCCCAGCCGGCTGTATGCCACGCCGGGTGCGGCGCAGGTCTGA
- a CDS encoding YceH family protein gives MTDSSQTPDVPLLDAVQARLLGCLVEKEATTPDTYPLTVNAAQSAANQKTAREPVMNVDAGSVQHALRQLETMGLARQHFSSRADRYEHRLQAALDLTRQQTVLLALLLLRGPQTLGELVTRSERLHRFTDADEARHAIERLQQRALLVVLPRASGQREDRYMHLLCGEVDGAALAAKFASSGGGSDAAAPGLAERVAQLEVAVAELQAQLAELRG, from the coding sequence ATGACCGATTCCAGCCAGACCCCCGACGTCCCCCTGCTCGACGCCGTGCAGGCCCGCCTGCTGGGCTGCCTGGTGGAAAAGGAGGCGACCACCCCGGACACCTACCCGCTGACGGTCAACGCCGCGCAGTCGGCCGCCAACCAGAAGACCGCCCGCGAGCCGGTGATGAATGTCGATGCCGGCAGCGTGCAGCACGCCCTGCGCCAGCTGGAGACGATGGGCCTGGCCCGCCAGCATTTCTCCTCGCGCGCGGACCGCTATGAGCACCGCCTGCAGGCGGCGCTGGACCTGACCCGGCAGCAGACCGTGCTGCTGGCGCTGCTGCTGCTGCGCGGGCCGCAGACGCTGGGCGAACTGGTCACCCGCAGCGAGCGCCTGCACCGTTTCACCGATGCCGACGAAGCCCGCCACGCCATCGAGCGCCTGCAGCAGCGCGCGCTGCTGGTGGTGCTGCCGCGCGCCAGCGGCCAGCGCGAAGACCGCTACATGCACCTGCTGTGCGGTGAAGTGGACGGTGCGGCGCTGGCGGCGAAGTTCGCCAGCAGTGGCGGCGGCAGCGACGCCGCCGCCCCCGGCCTGGCCGAGCGCGTGGCGCAGCTGGAAGTGGCGGTGGCCGAGCTGCAGGCGCAGCTGGCCGAGCTGCGTGGCTGA
- a CDS encoding 5'-nucleotidase, lipoprotein e(P4) family: MRRPVSLSLTLLATAALGLSACKRVEAPAAEAAAPQAPASAAKADGARDASANDNLNAVLWMQRAQEYRAITEQTYRAAADRLDGALKEAHWDALVPEERGNAAKGLKPAVVLDVDETVLDNSPYQARLVRDGKEYDEMTWDQWVAEKKAKAIPGVVDFAKAANAKGVTLLYISNRAVHLKEATLANLREQGLPVTDDSVFLGLGTVVEGCEQAGSEKNCRRRLAGQKYRVLMQFGDQLGDFAEVTANTNEGRDALLQQYHDWFGERWWMLPNPTYGGFEPAQFNNDYSQSRQARHDAKRAALDYAP, translated from the coding sequence ATGCGTCGTCCTGTTTCCCTGTCCCTGACCCTGCTCGCCACCGCGGCGCTGGGCCTGTCCGCCTGCAAGCGCGTGGAGGCGCCTGCTGCCGAAGCCGCTGCCCCGCAGGCGCCGGCCTCCGCCGCCAAGGCCGATGGCGCGCGCGATGCAAGCGCCAACGACAACCTCAATGCGGTGCTGTGGATGCAGCGCGCGCAGGAGTACAGGGCGATCACCGAGCAGACCTACCGCGCCGCCGCCGACCGCCTCGACGGCGCGCTGAAGGAAGCCCACTGGGACGCGCTGGTGCCGGAAGAACGCGGCAACGCGGCCAAGGGCCTGAAGCCGGCGGTGGTGCTGGACGTGGACGAGACCGTGCTGGACAACTCGCCCTACCAGGCGCGCCTGGTCCGCGACGGCAAGGAATACGATGAGATGACCTGGGACCAGTGGGTGGCCGAAAAGAAGGCCAAGGCGATCCCCGGCGTGGTCGACTTCGCCAAGGCCGCCAACGCCAAGGGCGTCACCCTGCTGTACATCTCCAACCGCGCCGTGCACCTGAAGGAGGCGACCCTGGCCAACCTGCGCGAGCAGGGCCTGCCGGTGACCGATGACAGCGTGTTCCTCGGCCTGGGCACCGTGGTCGAAGGTTGCGAGCAGGCCGGCAGCGAGAAGAACTGCCGCCGCCGCCTGGCCGGGCAGAAGTACCGGGTGCTGATGCAGTTCGGCGACCAGCTGGGTGACTTCGCGGAAGTGACCGCCAACACCAACGAAGGCCGTGACGCGCTGCTGCAGCAGTACCACGACTGGTTCGGCGAGCGCTGGTGGATGCTGCCGAACCCGACCTACGGCGGCTTCGAGCCGGCGCAGTTCAACAATGACTACAGCCAGTCGCGCCAGGCCCGCCACGATGCCAAGCGCGCCGCGCTGGATTACGCACCGTGA
- the pyrF gene encoding orotidine-5'-phosphate decarboxylase yields the protein MSRAPLPLRDDERLIFALDVPDRAQALEWVDRLGDSVAFYKIGMELLASGEYFQVLDELARRDKRVFVDLKFFDIPATAAAVIKRLSQWPVSYATIHGWHPAMMEACVAANGSDMRLLAVTVLTSMGRPDLAQMGIDREPVDVVVERALAAQAAGIDGVIASGQEAGPIRAATGAGFSIVCPGIRPGGPVGDDQKRTVGVAQAFADGADAIVVGRPIRLAADPQAAARAIQQEIATALATR from the coding sequence GTGAGCCGCGCCCCGCTGCCGCTGCGCGACGACGAGCGCCTGATCTTCGCCCTGGATGTCCCGGACCGCGCACAGGCGCTGGAGTGGGTGGACCGCCTGGGCGACAGCGTGGCGTTCTACAAGATCGGCATGGAGCTGCTGGCCTCCGGCGAGTACTTCCAGGTGCTCGATGAACTGGCCCGCCGCGACAAGCGCGTGTTCGTCGACCTGAAGTTCTTCGACATCCCGGCCACCGCCGCCGCCGTGATCAAGCGCCTGTCGCAGTGGCCGGTCAGCTACGCCACCATCCATGGCTGGCACCCGGCGATGATGGAGGCCTGTGTGGCCGCCAACGGCAGCGACATGCGCCTGCTGGCGGTGACCGTGCTGACCTCCATGGGCCGCCCCGACCTGGCGCAGATGGGCATCGACCGCGAGCCGGTGGACGTGGTGGTCGAGCGTGCGCTGGCCGCCCAGGCGGCCGGCATCGACGGCGTGATCGCCTCGGGCCAGGAAGCCGGCCCGATCCGCGCCGCCACCGGTGCCGGGTTCTCGATCGTGTGCCCAGGCATCCGCCCCGGTGGCCCGGTCGGCGATGACCAGAAGCGTACGGTCGGCGTGGCCCAGGCCTTCGCCGATGGCGCCGACGCCATCGTGGTCGGTCGCCCGATCCGCCTGGCCGCCGATCCGCAGGCCGCCGCACGCGCCATCCAGCAGGAAATCGCGACGGCTCTGGCCACACGCTGA
- a CDS encoding S1 family peptidase, with the protein MDRNTLLLLAGLLAASSTPSAIAAPAPREAPRIIGGEAAQPGEYPFMVSIQRLSLGDSDHGRHWCGATLISPSWILTASHCVEGDRPGDLAVLGGAVTLSSEPSLRASNIKAIHLHPAFNSGNSLEHDVALIQLSAPLADAQPVALRLRPDANLLKPGRAFTVLGWGDTDISEDRRYPTRLQTVQVPFVPFAECQQAYGGELSRGKVICAGREGIDSCQGDSGGPLLLRLRAGWTQFGIVSWGEGCALAGYPGVYARIAEKHAVDFIEAVWQRD; encoded by the coding sequence ATGGATCGCAACACCCTGCTGCTGCTGGCCGGCCTGCTTGCCGCGTCCAGCACCCCGAGTGCCATCGCGGCGCCAGCGCCACGCGAAGCGCCCCGCATCATTGGCGGCGAGGCCGCCCAGCCGGGCGAGTATCCCTTCATGGTCAGCATCCAGCGCCTGTCACTCGGCGACAGCGACCATGGCCGCCACTGGTGTGGGGCAACGCTGATTTCCCCGTCCTGGATACTGACCGCGTCTCACTGTGTGGAGGGCGACCGGCCGGGTGATCTGGCCGTGCTGGGCGGTGCCGTCACGCTGTCCAGCGAGCCGTCGTTGCGGGCCTCCAACATCAAGGCCATCCACCTGCATCCGGCGTTCAACAGCGGCAACTCGCTTGAGCACGACGTGGCCCTGATCCAGCTCAGCGCGCCGCTGGCCGATGCCCAGCCGGTGGCGCTGCGGCTGCGGCCGGATGCCAACCTGCTGAAGCCGGGTCGCGCATTCACGGTCCTCGGTTGGGGAGATACCGACATCAGCGAGGACCGTCGCTATCCCACCCGACTGCAGACCGTGCAGGTGCCGTTCGTGCCGTTTGCCGAGTGCCAGCAGGCCTATGGCGGTGAACTGTCGCGCGGCAAGGTGATCTGCGCCGGCCGCGAGGGCATCGACAGCTGCCAGGGTGATTCCGGCGGCCCGCTGCTGCTGCGCCTGCGCGCGGGCTGGACCCAGTTCGGCATTGTCAGCTGGGGCGAGGGCTGCGCACTGGCCGGCTACCCCGGCGTTTATGCCCGAATCGCCGAAAAACACGCCGTAGATTTCATCGAGGCCGTCTGGCAGCGTGATTGA
- the plsB gene encoding glycerol-3-phosphate 1-O-acyltransferase PlsB, protein MTSMSKQNPLPFPGEESQPTPADTAPASPSTDTGVSPAAAPVHARPAGRRPLWARLLGRLVEPWLSLKIEPEDPGQYNDGRPVMYVLEDYGLSNALILDKACRQAGLPSPLVPLAGDPTGRKRAYLALSRRSSSNSLIPEQRGAKTHSDSLAKVLQAHRVRDDLDVHLVPVSIFVGRAPDKQSGWFAVLFSENWALVGRFRRLLGLLLNGRNTIVRFAPPISLRSTVDEGLEPERTVRKLQRVLRTHFRRIRESVIGPDLSTRRLLVDQVLAAEPVREAIAAQAKRDNSKPADAWKKAHAYAWEIAADYSSPVVRSASFMLSHVWNRIYAGVLVHHLDKFKAAAPGHEVVYVPSHRSHMDYLLLSYLLYDRGIVPPHIVAGINLNLPVVGTLLRKGGAFFIRRSIRGNALYSAVLSEYVAQLVAGGYSIEYFVEGGRSRTGRLLQPKGGMISMTLRAFLRQPRKPVLFQPIYIGYEKLMEGGSYLDELSGRPKEKESIWQLLWGIPKVLKQNYGQVVVNFGEPIALNDVLAEKAPEWGGEAVAEDEKPSWLSTTVDTLAERIQVRINGAADVNPINLLALALLSTPKHAMGEADLIAQIELCKTLLVEMPYSGRVTVTPHSPERIIAHAEEINVLTRIKHPLGDVLSVSGDTAVLLSYFRNNVVHLFTASSWVACCFQNNRRMSRTGLVQLGRTVYPFLQAELFLPWTEDEFAQRIDQTIDVFVREGLLQNVNEDDGGILARNTGQTDEVFRLRAIGHSLQQAFERYYIAISVLVKNGPGTLGAAELESLCQQAAQRLSLLYAPAAPEFFDKSLFRGFIQKLRELRLVWPDENSRLLFDDRLDAWAKDAKFILGRELRHTIERVSPEAARPEEPAPQE, encoded by the coding sequence ATGACGTCGATGTCGAAACAGAACCCGCTGCCGTTCCCCGGCGAAGAATCCCAGCCGACGCCCGCCGACACGGCGCCGGCGTCCCCCTCGACCGACACCGGCGTGAGCCCGGCGGCGGCGCCCGTGCACGCGCGCCCGGCGGGCCGCCGGCCGCTGTGGGCACGCCTGCTTGGCCGTCTGGTCGAGCCGTGGCTGTCGTTGAAGATCGAGCCGGAAGATCCGGGCCAGTACAACGATGGCCGTCCGGTCATGTACGTGCTGGAAGACTACGGTCTGTCCAACGCGCTGATCCTGGACAAGGCCTGCCGCCAGGCGGGCCTGCCCTCGCCGCTGGTGCCGCTGGCGGGTGACCCGACCGGCCGCAAGCGCGCCTACCTGGCCCTCTCGCGGCGCAGCTCCAGCAACTCGCTGATCCCCGAGCAGCGTGGCGCCAAGACCCATTCCGACTCGCTGGCCAAGGTGCTGCAGGCCCATCGCGTGCGCGATGACCTGGACGTGCACCTGGTGCCGGTGTCGATCTTCGTCGGCCGCGCCCCGGACAAGCAGAGCGGCTGGTTCGCCGTGCTGTTCTCGGAAAACTGGGCGCTGGTCGGTCGCTTCCGCCGCCTGCTGGGCCTGCTGCTGAACGGCCGCAACACCATCGTGCGCTTCGCACCGCCGATATCGCTGCGCAGCACCGTCGATGAGGGCCTGGAGCCGGAACGTACGGTGCGCAAGCTGCAGCGCGTGCTGCGCACCCATTTCCGCCGTATCCGCGAATCGGTGATCGGCCCGGACCTGTCCACCCGGCGCCTGCTGGTGGACCAGGTACTGGCCGCCGAACCGGTGCGCGAGGCGATCGCTGCCCAGGCCAAGCGTGACAACAGCAAGCCGGCCGATGCCTGGAAGAAGGCGCACGCCTACGCCTGGGAAATCGCCGCGGACTATTCCAGCCCGGTGGTGCGCTCGGCCAGCTTCATGCTCAGCCATGTGTGGAACCGCATCTACGCTGGCGTGCTGGTGCACCACCTGGACAAGTTCAAGGCCGCCGCGCCGGGCCACGAAGTGGTGTACGTGCCCAGCCACCGCAGCCACATGGACTACCTGCTGCTGTCCTACCTGCTGTACGACCGTGGCATCGTGCCGCCGCACATCGTGGCCGGCATCAACCTCAACCTGCCGGTGGTCGGCACCCTGCTGCGCAAGGGCGGCGCCTTCTTCATCCGCCGCTCGATCCGTGGCAACGCGCTGTATTCGGCCGTGCTCAGCGAGTACGTGGCGCAGCTGGTGGCCGGCGGCTATTCCATCGAATACTTCGTCGAGGGCGGGCGCTCGCGCACCGGGCGCCTGCTGCAGCCCAAGGGCGGCATGATCTCGATGACCCTGCGCGCGTTCCTGCGCCAGCCGCGCAAGCCGGTGCTGTTCCAGCCCATCTACATCGGCTACGAGAAGCTGATGGAAGGCGGCAGCTACCTGGACGAGCTGTCCGGGCGGCCGAAGGAAAAGGAATCGATCTGGCAGCTGCTGTGGGGCATCCCCAAGGTGCTCAAGCAGAACTACGGCCAGGTGGTGGTGAACTTCGGCGAACCGATCGCGCTCAACGACGTGCTGGCCGAGAAGGCGCCGGAGTGGGGCGGCGAAGCGGTTGCCGAGGACGAGAAGCCGTCCTGGCTGTCGACCACCGTCGACACGCTGGCCGAGCGCATCCAGGTGCGCATCAACGGCGCGGCCGACGTCAACCCGATCAACCTGCTGGCGCTGGCGCTGTTGTCCACGCCCAAGCATGCGATGGGCGAGGCCGACCTGATCGCGCAGATCGAGTTGTGCAAGACCCTGCTGGTGGAGATGCCGTACTCGGGCCGGGTGACGGTGACGCCGCATTCGCCGGAGCGGATCATCGCCCACGCCGAAGAGATCAACGTGCTCACCCGCATCAAGCACCCGCTGGGCGACGTGCTCAGTGTCAGTGGCGATACCGCGGTGCTGCTGAGCTACTTCCGCAACAACGTGGTGCACCTGTTCACCGCGTCCTCGTGGGTGGCCTGCTGCTTCCAGAACAACCGCCGCATGAGCCGCACCGGCCTGGTCCAGCTGGGCCGCACGGTGTACCCGTTCCTGCAGGCCGAGCTGTTCCTGCCCTGGACCGAGGACGAGTTCGCCCAGCGCATCGATCAGACCATCGACGTGTTCGTGCGGGAAGGGCTGCTGCAGAACGTCAACGAAGACGACGGCGGCATCCTGGCCCGCAATACCGGGCAGACCGATGAAGTGTTCCGCCTGCGGGCGATCGGCCACTCGCTGCAGCAGGCCTTCGAGCGCTACTACATCGCCATTTCGGTGCTGGTGAAGAACGGCCCCGGCACGCTCGGCGCGGCGGAACTGGAAAGCCTGTGCCAGCAGGCCGCGCAGCGTCTGAGCCTGCTCTACGCCCCGGCCGCGCCGGAGTTCTTCGACAAGTCGCTGTTCCGCGGCTTCATCCAGAAGCTGCGCGAACTGCGCCTGGTGTGGCCGGACGAGAACAGCAGGCTGCTGTTCGACGACCGCCTGGATGCCTGGGCCAAGGATGCGAAGTTCATCCTCGGCCGCGAACTGCGCCACACCATCGAACGGGTCAGCCCGGAAGCGGCTCGCCCGGAAGAACCGGCGCCGCAGGAGTGA
- a CDS encoding YdcH family protein: MDTYSAAEIVEHLVALRAEHRALDEQITRMAANGEDELEFKRLKRRKLQLKDCIARLESLQIPDEPA, encoded by the coding sequence GTGGACACCTACAGCGCCGCCGAAATCGTCGAGCACCTCGTCGCCCTGCGCGCCGAGCACCGCGCGCTGGATGAACAGATCACGCGCATGGCCGCCAACGGCGAGGACGAGCTGGAGTTCAAGCGCCTGAAGCGGCGCAAGCTGCAGTTGAAGGACTGCATCGCGCGGCTGGAAAGCCTGCAGATTCCCGACGAACCGGCCTGA
- the ttcA gene encoding tRNA 2-thiocytidine(32) synthetase TtcA, whose translation MTAVISLPDPPQRAPRDARAAGRGLDRLGKRLRRQVGQAIADFGMIQAGDKVMVCLSGGKDSYTLLDLLLQLQKKAPVPFELVAVNLDQKQPGFPEQVLPGYLAGLGVPYQIIEQDTYSVVSRVIPEGRTMCSLCSRLRRGALYNHAKAHGFTRIALGHHCDDMVATLFMNLFHHARLAAMPPKLLSDDGQHVVIRPLAYVREHDIAAYAQARRFPIIPCTLCGSQENLQRRQVGQMLRQWDQDHPGRIEQIARAMADVRPAQLADANLFDFMALGRREDAAHPAAEAWLAAAPAEPDADPQTPAH comes from the coding sequence ATGACCGCCGTGATTTCCCTGCCCGATCCTCCGCAGCGCGCGCCGCGCGATGCGCGCGCGGCCGGGCGCGGGCTGGACCGGCTGGGCAAGCGCCTGCGCCGCCAGGTGGGCCAGGCCATCGCCGATTTCGGCATGATCCAGGCCGGCGACAAGGTCATGGTCTGCCTGTCCGGCGGCAAGGACAGCTATACCCTGCTGGACCTGCTGCTGCAGCTGCAGAAGAAGGCGCCGGTGCCGTTCGAGCTGGTGGCGGTGAACCTGGACCAGAAGCAGCCCGGTTTTCCCGAACAGGTGCTGCCCGGCTACCTGGCCGGGCTGGGCGTGCCCTACCAGATCATCGAACAGGACACCTATTCGGTGGTCAGCCGGGTCATTCCCGAGGGCCGCACGATGTGTTCGCTGTGCTCGCGCCTGCGTCGTGGCGCGCTGTACAACCACGCCAAGGCCCACGGCTTCACCCGCATCGCGCTGGGCCACCATTGCGACGACATGGTGGCCACGCTGTTCATGAACCTGTTCCATCATGCCCGGCTGGCGGCCATGCCGCCGAAGCTGCTCAGCGATGACGGCCAGCATGTGGTGATCCGCCCGCTGGCCTACGTGCGCGAACACGACATCGCCGCGTACGCGCAGGCCCGGCGGTTTCCGATCATCCCCTGCACCCTGTGCGGCAGCCAGGAAAACCTGCAGCGTCGCCAGGTCGGCCAGATGCTCAGGCAGTGGGACCAGGACCACCCCGGCCGCATCGAGCAGATCGCGCGTGCGATGGCCGACGTGCGTCCTGCGCAGCTGGCCGATGCGAACCTGTTCGACTTCATGGCCCTGGGTCGCCGCGAGGATGCGGCGCACCCCGCGGCCGAAGCCTGGCTGGCGGCCGCACCGGCCGAGCCCGACGCCGACCCACAGACGCCTGCCCATTGA
- a CDS encoding recombination-associated protein RdgC: protein MFFRNLTFFRFPTSTDFSEVDTLLPHALLKPVGALEMNSRGFMSPFGREEKEVFSHRIAEHLWLTVGGEDKILPGAVVNDLLERKLEEIEEKEGRRPGGRERKRMKDDLLHELLPRAFVKSSRNDAFIDQLHGYVVVDTSSRKTGEYFMSDIRGLLGSFPAMPLNAEVAPRSILTGWIAGEPLPTGLSLGEECEMKDPVEGGAVVKCQHQELRCDEIDKHLDAGKQVTKLALVFEDNLSFVLGDDLIVRKLKFLDGALDQLEHADEDGRRAEFDARFALQSAEIRRLFLLLEEAFKLSKAD, encoded by the coding sequence ATGTTCTTTCGCAACCTGACGTTCTTCCGTTTCCCGACCAGCACCGATTTTTCCGAAGTCGACACCCTGCTGCCGCACGCCCTGCTGAAGCCGGTGGGCGCGCTGGAAATGAACTCGCGTGGCTTCATGTCGCCGTTCGGCCGTGAAGAGAAAGAGGTGTTTTCGCACCGTATCGCCGAACATCTGTGGCTGACCGTGGGCGGTGAGGACAAGATCCTGCCCGGTGCGGTGGTCAACGACCTGCTCGAGCGCAAGCTGGAGGAGATCGAGGAGAAGGAAGGTCGCCGTCCCGGCGGCCGCGAGCGCAAGCGCATGAAGGACGATCTGCTGCACGAGCTGCTGCCGCGCGCCTTCGTGAAGTCCTCGCGCAACGATGCGTTCATCGACCAGCTGCACGGTTACGTGGTCGTGGATACCTCCAGCCGCAAGACCGGCGAATACTTCATGTCCGACATCCGCGGCCTGCTTGGCAGCTTCCCGGCGATGCCGTTGAACGCCGAAGTCGCGCCGCGCTCGATCCTGACCGGCTGGATTGCCGGCGAGCCGCTGCCGACCGGGCTGAGCCTGGGCGAAGAGTGCGAGATGAAGGACCCGGTGGAAGGCGGCGCGGTGGTCAAGTGCCAGCACCAGGAACTGCGCTGCGACGAGATCGACAAGCACCTGGATGCCGGCAAGCAGGTCACCAAGCTGGCACTGGTGTTCGAGGACAACCTGTCCTTCGTGCTCGGTGATGACCTGATCGTGCGCAAGCTGAAGTTCCTCGACGGCGCGCTGGACCAGCTGGAACACGCCGACGAAGACGGCCGCCGCGCCGAGTTCGACGCCCGCTTCGCCCTGCAGAGTGCGGAGATCCGCCGCCTGTTCCTGCTGCTCGAAGAGGCCTTCAAACTCAGCAAGGCCGACTGA
- a CDS encoding M48 family metallopeptidase, which produces MSRLLRRLISPVPPATVQRDTVRLRLDDAEIEVLRVRDPRARRIKLSVDERGARLTLPPRASLAMGERFLEQHREWLGLQLRHYQGHALPAALQPGVDGVLPLRGQLLPLRWQEGRYARLEIDDQGACVQWPTRAGDATLRRLLREFYEAQTRADVGRWLPKYLPGLPRAPSRLRLKVMSSQWGSLAPDGSMALDLALVLGRPEAFEYVLVHELCHLIQANHSPAFWHEVETRFPDWRAQRDYFQLEGRRLKAMLRQLL; this is translated from the coding sequence ATGAGCCGCCTGCTGCGCCGCCTGATCTCGCCGGTCCCGCCCGCCACCGTGCAGCGCGACACGGTGCGCCTGCGCCTGGACGATGCTGAGATCGAGGTCCTGCGCGTACGCGATCCGCGTGCGCGCCGGATCAAGCTGAGCGTGGACGAGCGCGGTGCGCGGCTGACCTTGCCGCCGCGCGCCAGCCTGGCGATGGGCGAACGCTTTCTGGAACAGCATCGCGAATGGCTGGGCCTGCAGCTGCGCCATTACCAGGGCCATGCCCTGCCGGCCGCATTGCAGCCCGGCGTTGATGGCGTCCTGCCGCTGCGTGGTCAACTGCTGCCGCTGCGCTGGCAGGAAGGCCGCTATGCGCGGCTGGAGATCGATGACCAGGGCGCCTGCGTACAGTGGCCGACACGTGCCGGCGATGCGACGCTGCGGCGCCTGCTGCGTGAGTTCTACGAAGCGCAGACCCGCGCCGACGTCGGCCGCTGGCTGCCCAAATACCTGCCGGGCCTGCCGCGTGCGCCCAGCCGGCTGCGCCTGAAAGTGATGTCATCGCAATGGGGTTCGCTGGCTCCCGATGGCAGCATGGCACTGGACCTGGCCTTGGTGCTCGGTCGTCCGGAAGCGTTCGAATACGTGCTGGTGCACGAACTCTGCCATCTCATCCAGGCCAATCACTCGCCCGCGTTCTGGCACGAAGTGGAAACACGCTTCCCCGACTGGCGCGCGCAGCGCGATTACTTCCAGCTGGAAGGTCGGCGCCTGAAGGCGATGCTTCGGCAACTGCTGTAG
- a CDS encoding methylglyoxal synthase has translation MRIGLAANRLHHHDARAALFRWLRASESGLRELGVTLCAVGRTHDAIQRHGFLSGYPGLQGYPYGRQGGLMKLVAEVVGMGAERTLDGAIYLMDPVDPSSVFPEATALKRQCVIHAKPFISTVATARDWVEVERVHAGMAADAGADDLHAFEDQTLALIAHDAMKPAMLAFADEHFDVLARFAERVATGTTGQRLNELAWSRGWPADTPWVTRYQSGPMGGDAQIADRVLEGRCQRAIFFEDPHVARQHEADIQLLERAVTTVTDQAVCITAPRVAARWAAAAALRAR, from the coding sequence ATGCGCATCGGTCTGGCCGCCAACCGCCTCCATCACCACGACGCGCGCGCGGCCCTGTTCCGCTGGCTGCGCGCGAGCGAGTCCGGGCTGCGCGAACTGGGCGTGACGCTGTGCGCGGTCGGGCGCACCCATGACGCGATACAGCGGCACGGCTTCCTCAGCGGTTACCCCGGCCTGCAGGGCTATCCCTACGGTCGCCAGGGTGGGCTGATGAAACTGGTCGCCGAGGTGGTGGGCATGGGTGCCGAGCGCACGCTGGACGGTGCGATCTACCTGATGGATCCGGTGGATCCCTCTTCGGTGTTTCCCGAAGCAACCGCGCTCAAGCGCCAGTGCGTGATCCACGCGAAGCCCTTCATCTCCACCGTCGCCACGGCGCGCGACTGGGTCGAGGTCGAGCGGGTGCACGCCGGCATGGCCGCCGATGCCGGTGCCGACGACCTGCATGCGTTCGAGGACCAGACCCTGGCCCTGATCGCGCACGACGCGATGAAGCCGGCCATGCTGGCCTTCGCCGACGAGCACTTCGATGTGCTGGCGCGGTTCGCGGAGCGGGTGGCCACCGGCACCACCGGCCAGCGCCTGAACGAACTGGCCTGGAGCCGTGGCTGGCCCGCCGATACGCCCTGGGTGACGCGCTACCAGAGCGGGCCGATGGGCGGCGACGCGCAGATTGCCGACCGGGTGCTGGAAGGGCGCTGCCAGCGCGCGATCTTCTTCGAGGATCCGCATGTGGCGCGCCAGCATGAGGCGGATATCCAGCTGCTGGAGCGTGCGGTGACGACGGTGACCGACCAGGCGGTGTGCATCACGGCGCCGCGGGTGGCGGCACGCTGGGCAGCGGCGGCGGCGTTGCGGGCGAGGTGA